AGGGGCAAAGGATGCTAGAAGTATCTTAAAGAATGGAGATATAGTTACAGTTGATTCCTCAACAGGTCAAGTATTCAACGGACAGGCGAGGGTACTTTAATCAGTAGATAGTGAATAGTGAATAGGAACAGTAGGCGCCTCTGGCGCCTATCTGTCATTCTAAGTCTGTCCACGCTAGTCATCCCGACCGTAGTGGAGGGATCTCGGTTTTATTTAAATAAGAGGTGTTATATGATTTTACTTAATATAGAAAATGTATCAAAGGCATATACAGAAAAAGCATTATTAAAAAATGTATCTTTTGGAATCATGGAAAATGATAAGATAGGTTTAATCGGAGTTAATGGTACAGGGAAGACAACTTTATTAAAGCTAATTGCTAGTATTGAAGAGCCAGATGAGGGCAGAATCATAAAGACTAATAATGTTAATATTGAATACTTACCTCAAAATCCACATTTTGATCCAAATGCAAAAGTAATTGAGCAGGTGTTCAAAGGGAATTCTGAAAACATGAAGGTTATAAGGGAATATGAATCAGCAATAAATGATCCTAATTCTCCTAAGGATAGAATAATTAAATTGACACAGCTAATGGATGAAATCAATGGCTGGGAACTGGAAAGTGAAGCTAAAAATGTATTAACAAAGTTAGGAATAAACAGATTTGAGGAGTTAATAGGGAATCTTTCTGGAGGACAGAAGAAAAGAGTAGCTTTAGCATCTGCATTAATTAATCCTTCTGATTTACTAATACTTGATGAGCCGACAAATCATCTTGATAATGAAACAATAGACTGGCTTGAGGAATATCTTCAGCATCGAAAAGGTGCACTTCTAATGATTACCCATGATAGATACTTTTTAGATAGAGTAGTTAAACAGATAATCGAATTAGATGATGGTAATTTATATTCATACAAAGGTAATTATAGTTATTTCGTTGAAAAGAAATCGGAGAGAGAAGAAAGTATTATAGCCACAGAACTAAAAAGACAAAATCTTTATAGAAAAGAATTGGCTTGGATGAAGCGTGGGGCCAGGGCAAGAACTACTAAGCAAAAGGCAAGGATTCAAAGATTTAACGAATTAGAAGAAAATGCAGTAGATTTAGCCAATGAAAAGCTAGAAATATCTGTAGCTAGTTCCAGATTGGGTAAGAAGATAATAGAACTAAAAGAAATTTTCAAATCCTATGGAGATTTAAATCTAATTAAGGACTTTACCTATACTGTATTGAGAGATGATAGAGTTGGCATTTTAGGACCAAATGGTATGGGCAAGTCTACACTATTAAAGATATTTGCAGGGAGATTAGCACCTGATGATGGAACTGTTGAAATAGGTGAAACGGTGAAGATAGGTTATTTTTCACAGGAAACAACGGAAATGGATGATACCCAAAGGGTTATAGACTATATCAAAGATGCAGGAGAATATGTAACTACTTCAGATGAAACAAAGATTTCCGCATCGCAAATGCTTGAGAGATTCCTATTCCCACCAGATTTACAATGGAATCCTATAGGGAAATTATCTGGGGGAGAAAAGAGAAGACTATATTTATTGAGAGTTTTAATGGAAGCCCCAAACGTACTTCTATTAGATGAACCTACAAATGATTTGGATATTCAAACTTTGACGATTTTAGAGGATTATATAGAGGAGTTTCCTGGAGCAGTAGTTATAGTATCACATGATAGATATTTACTTGATAAAATAGTAGAAAAGGTATTTGTTTTCGAAGGTAATGGAAGAATAGTTGAATATACAGGAAATTATTCGTATTTTAGGGATATACAGAAGGAAGTAGAAACAGAGGAAAAGGCAAAAGAACCTAAAGTTGAAAGAAAAAAATCATCAAATAAGAAACTAAAATTCACATATAGTGAACAGCGAGAATGGGAAACAATAGATGAAGATATAGTAGCTTTAGAAGAAAGAATAGCTAATGTAGAAAAAGAAATGGAAACTGTGGCAACACAATATACAAAATTAGAAGAGTTGATGAATCAAAAACAAGATCTTGAAAATCAACTGGAAGAAAAAATGGATAGATGGGTCTATCTATCTGAATTGGATGAAAAGATAAAGAATCAGTGAAAGGCGTGTTTTAATGAAAAGTTTAGTTTTAGCAGAAAAGCCATCTGTAGGTAGAGATATTGCCAGGGTTTTAAACTGCAATAAAAAAGGAAATGGATACCTTGAGGGAAATAAATATATAGTAACATGGGCACTAGGTCACTTAGTTACCTTAGCAGACCCTGAGGAATACAATAAGGAATATAAGACATGGAAACTTGAGGATTTGCCAATACTTCCAAAGGAAATGAATCTTGTTGTTATTAAACAGAGCAGTAAGCAGTATTATGTAGTAAAGGAACAGATGCATAGGAAAGACGTAAATGAAATAATAATAGCTACTGATGCAGGAAGAGAAGGAGAATTAGTTGCCCGTTGGATAATAGATAAGGCTCATGTTAAAAAGCCCCTTAAAAGATTGTGGATATCCTCAGTAACTGATAAAGCCATAAAAGATGGTTTTAATAAACTCAAAGATGGTAAGGCTTATGAGAACTTATATGAATCTGCTAAAGGTAGAGCAGAGGCAGACTGGATTGTGGGAATCAATGCGACTAGAGCATTGACAGTAAAATATAATTCACAGCTATCCTGTGGTCGTGTACAAACACCAACTTTAGCAATAATAGCACAAAGAGAAGAAGAGATAAAAAACTTTAAGCCAAGGGATTATTTTGGAATAGTAGCAGCAACTAAAGATATAAGATTAACTTGGCAGGATAGTAAGACTAAGGACATTAAAACATTCAATAAAGAAACATCAGATAAAATACTAAGCTCCATAAAAGGAAAGCAGTGCAAGGTAGTAGATGTAGAAAAGACATTAAAGAAAAAGTATTCATCAAATCTTTACGACTTGACAGAGCTTCAAAGAGATGCTAATAAGATCTTTGGGTTTTCTGCAAAGGAAACACTATCAATAATGCAAAGATTATATGAAAGTCATAAGGTATTGACATATCCAAGAACAGATTCAAGATACCTAACGGAGGATATAGTTCCTACATTACAAGATAGACTTAAAGCAATCAATGTGGGGTCTTATTCTAAATATGTAAAAACATTACTTTCTAAACCTATTAAAGGCAATAAATCCTTCGTTGATAATTCAAAGGTTTCAGATCATCATGCTATCATACCAACTGAACAAAGGGTTATGCTTTCTGACTTAAGCGATAAGGAAAGAAAGATATTTGATCTTGTTGTAAAAAGGTTTTTAGCTGTTCTATATCCACCTTTTGAATATGAACAAACAACTATTAAAGCCAATATTGGTGTAGAGTCTTTTATAGCTAGAGGAAAAAGAGTTATAAATGAGGGATTTAAGGAAATCTATTCCAATAATGATGAAGAAGATTCAGATGATGATATAAAAGAGCAAACTTTACCTATAATCAATAAGGGTGATGTGTTAGAAGTTATATCATTAACTCAGACAAATGGAAAGACAAAACCTCCAGCTCCTTTTAACGAGGGTACATTGCTTTCAGCAATGGAGAACCCAACGAAGTATATGGATTCCCACAACAAGGAGTTAGTTAAAATAATAGGAGAAACAGGTGGAATAGGAACAGTAGCTACAAGGGCTGATATCATAGAAAAATTATTTAATACCTTTCTAATTGAGAATAGAGGTAAGAGTATCTATATAACAAACAAAGGAAAACAACTTCTAGATCTAGTTCCCATGGACCTAAGGTCCCCTGATTTAACCGCAGAGTGGGAAAAGAAACTAGGGTTGATTGCCAATGGAAAGTTAAATAGGAAATCATTCATTAATGAAATGAGAGAATATGCTAAGACTATTACTAATGATATAAAGGAAAGTAGTGAAATATTTAGGCATGATAATTTGACAAGAACTAAGTGCCCAGAGTGTGGGAAGTATATGCTTGAGGTAAAAGGTAAAAAAGGCAAGATGTATGTTTGCCAGGACAGAGAATGCGGACATAGAAAGAGTATCTCAAGAGTCACTAATGCTAGATGTCCAAATTGTCATAAGAAATTAGAGCTTCGTGGAGAGGGAGAAGGACAAATCTTTACATGCTCATGCGGATATCGGGAAAAACTATCTACCTTTGAGGAAAGACGTAAAAAGGAGAAGAATAAGGTAAATAAGAAAGACGTATCTAAATTCTTAAAAGAGCAAAAGAATAGCAATGGTAATATAAATACAGAATTAGCAGATGCATTATCTAAACTAAAGTTTTAGGACATTTCGTATAATGTAATATAATTAAGAGGGAGGAGGATTTCATGTCTACTATAACCACATTTGTTAGAGAAGATATTAATTCAAACAATAAGATTTTGAATTCATTAAGGAGTATCATTGAAACAAATTTTTATGGCAATAACGTTATTGATGTAAATTCTATAAGTGAGGCATACAAGCTAGCATGCAATTCACCTGGAACAATAATTACAGATATGCAAGTGTATAGACCTGAAGAAATAGGGCTTGATGCAAATGCAAAGATATTAGTGTTTAATGATGGTGTTACAACGGGACGTTTTGCTGGAGCAAAAGTTGTCGTAGGTGAACATAATGTTGATATTAAAGAGTATTCTAGTATTGCTAGAGAGGCAATATATCAATCAAGATATAAAAAGCTATATCACGCCCAATGCCTGATTGGACTTCATTCTGATTTTATGGTAAGAGCACACCTATTGATTCCTGAAAATCATGAGAACATAATGTACTCATGGCTACTAAATTTCCAATACTTAACTCAGGAATATATAAAAATGTATAATAGTTCAAAGAAATTCCCTGAAGGTGATATATACATATTCTCTGACCCAGATTATATATCTAGCTCTAATCCAGATGGATTGGCATTATTTGATCCAGAGTATAATTGTGCCTTGCTATTAGGCTTAAGATATTTTGGAGAGCATAAAAAGGGCACATTAACCTTAGGATGGGGAATAGCAAATAGAAATGGATATGCTTCTTGTCATGGTGGTATGAAGAGATACAACTTGGATAATGGAAGCAAATATACTATTGGAGTATTTGGACTATCAGGGTCAGGCAAATCAACATTAACACATGCTAAGCATGACGGGAAATTTGATATAACAATTTTACATGATGATGCCTATATAATTTCCACCGAAGACGGATCATCAATAGCTTTAGAGCCAGCGTATTTTGATAAGACACAAGATTATCCAACATCTCACCCAGCGAATAAGTACTTACTTACAGTTCAGAATTGCGGTGTGACTTTAGATGATAATGGAAATAAGGTTATAGTAACAGAAGATATAAGAAACGGAAATGGTCGTGCTGTAAAGTCAAAACTTTGGGCAGACAATAGGGTAGATAAAATAGATGAGCCTGTAGATTCCATAGCATGGTTAATGAAGGATTCTACCATTCCCCCAGTTATTAAAATAAATGATCCAATATTAGCTTCAGTGATGGGTGCAACTTTAGCTACAAAGAGAACAACAGCCGAAAAACTAGCAAAAGGTGTGGATATGAATGCATTGGTAATAGAACCATATGCAAATCCTTTTAGAACATATCCTTTAGTTAATGACTACGAAAAGTTTAAAGATCTATTTCAAACTAGAAACGTTGATTGCTTTATAATAAATACAGGATATTTCTTAAATAAGAAGATACCAAAGGAAGTAACCCTTAAGCTACTAGAGGATATAGTAACTGGAAAAGCTGAATTTAAGAAACTAGGCAATTTTAATGATATAGAATACATTGAAATTGAAGGTTACAAACCAGAATTTAATGAAGAGTATAGGAAAATGTGGATTTATAGCATAGAGTATAGAAAAAAGTTTCTTCAAGACATGGAAACCTTCAAAAGTGGAAGAGACAAACTTCCAGAAGAAACCTTAGATGCATTGATAAAACTGGAAAGAGAATTGAAAGAAAAATGTATATAATTTAGTGGGAAATGTGGTATTATATACCTAATAATAGAAAAGTAGGTGCATTATGATAAATATCGGAGAAATACAGAAGTTAAAGATAAAAAGATTTACATCAGTAGGTGCGTTTTTAAATGAAGATAAAGTAGAAGATGAGGATATATTACTACCTAAGGCACAAATTCCAGAAGGTGCAAAAGTAGATGATGAAGTTGAAGTAATGGTATATAGAGATTCTAAGGATAGAATTATTGCTACAACTAATAAGCCTAAAATTACATTAGGTGAATTAGGACATTTAATGGTAGTAAGTAGTTCAAAGATTGGTCATTTTCTTGACTGGGGATTAGAAAAAGATTTGTTCATGCCTTTTGCTGAAACAGTTGGTCATGTGGAGAAAGGTAAGACATACTTAGTAGGGGTCTACCTTGATAAAAGCAAAAGACTTTGTGCTACAATGAAAGTAAAAGACATGCTAAGTACAGAATCACCATATAAAGAAAATGATAGAGCTAAAGGTACTATTTATAGCATTAATCGTGATTTTGGAGCTTTCGTAGCTGTAGATGACAAATACGATGGACTTATTCATAAAAGAGAATTATTAGGTGTTTATGAAGTGGGAGAAATCGTTGAAGTTAGAATTAATAAAGTCTTGGAGGATGGCAAACTAGATTTAAGTCTAAGAGACCGTGGTTATATCCAAATGGATGATGATATAAATATAATCACAGATAAATTAAAAGCCAACGGTGGAAAGCTAAATCTAAATGATAAAAGCTCCCCTGATAAAATTAGAAATGAGCTGCAAATTAGTAAATCAGGGTTCAAGAGAGCAATAGGTAGAATGTATAGGGATGGAATAATCAATATTACTGATAATGGAATTGAATTCAAAGACAAATAAGAGAAGACAGAGGGTAATTCCTATGTCTTCTTCTTTGCTATAAAGTAAGGACAAGCTTACATAATCGATCAAAGGAGATTGATTAATATGAAGTTAAAAAATAGAGATGGATCAGTATTGGCATTTGTTCTTGTGATATTATCGGTGTTTACAATTTTTGCTATGTCAGCTTTACATATTACTCTGACCAATACAAAACAGGTTACATTACAACAGAATTCTATTCAAGCCTATTATTTTGCCTATTCTGGAGCGGAGATAGCATATGCAGCTCTGTTAAAAAGCGATAACAATGGTAAATCAATACTTGATACTTTCCAGGATGGTAATATAGATATGGGTCCAGATGAAATAGATATAGATGGAGATGGGACTGATGATGTAAAAGTGGTAGTAAATTATGATTCTAAGAAAAAATCCGTTTTAATTACTTCCACTGGCATTGATAATTCTAGCGATAAATCTACAACATTAAAAATGTCATTTAATGTAGATTACCCAACAGTTAAATTGTGGGAGTAATTAGGAGGAAAGTTATGTTTAAAAAAGGACTAACTTTAATAGAAGTAGTGTTAACGATTGGGATATTCTCCCTTGTAATTTTAACTGTTTTTTCATTATTTGGTGTGGCTAGTAAACCCTATGCTATTATCAATCAAGAGTTTGATATTCAAACTAATAGTAGAATGGTTGTTCAGGAAGTTTCCAACTATATCCTTGATGCCAGTGCGATTTTCATTCATGAAAGTATAGAAGATATATTTACTGATAGTAGTATTTATCCTGAAAGTGCTAATTCATCTGAGGTTATAAGAGTTGATGAATCTTTTGTGTCACAGTCACACATCAACAAAAGAGAAGTGTTTATAAAAGCCTTAGAAAAATATAAGGGATGGAACTTTATAACACTAAGTTCAGATGGCAAAGAACTAAGGCAATTTACTTATAACGAAGAGAATAATAAGGGATTCTATGAACTTAGAAGAATAATAAATAATAGTAATGTAGATATATGCTATGAATTAGATTTTAAGAAGAATGATACTAACTATGATAATAATCTATTGTCTTTTAATTTAGTAGGAAAACTTTCCAATGATGATAAGGCAATTGAGATTACAACAGAAATTAAGACTATTAATACATTGCAGGTTGTAGATAGATCCGGTTACAATCCTGGTAGGGTACTATTCTTTAGGAAGAATTCAGATGCACAGGCTGCAGTAGCTATGGTATTGGATAAGTCAGGCAGTATGAGAGAAAATACTGAAGTTAATGGGAAAAGAATATCGAAGATAGAAGCATTAGGTGAGCAATCAAAAGAATTAATTAGTTCTTTTTCAGGGCTTGATAATGCTGAAATAACTCTAATACCTTTTAGTACAAATGCAAATAATCCTAAAAATCTAGTCTCTGTTGGAGAGAATAAAGGTGAGCTGCTAGAATATATCAATAATAATTTTGGTCATGTAAATCATGCTGAAGGTGGTACAAATATAGGGGATGGTATCAGAAGGGCATATCATATTTTAAAGGAATATAATGATAAAAATGTTGCCAATCAGGAAGCTAATAAATATTTAATAATACTAATGGATGGAGTACCAACCTATGGAAGTATAAAAAGCAATAAATGGGACAATAAGTCTTTTTCCGAGGATAAAGGATCCATATGGAGAGATGATTTTGGAAATCTCTATTATAACTATAATATAAAATATAAATTTTTATTTTTATGGCCATATGAATGGGATTATAGAAGACCTATGGACTATAAGGTTGACTCTGGAAATATTTCAAGTAAAGACCTAGTAGGAAGTGGAAGTGAAAGTGATGAAAATGCTGTATATGGAATGGGGTATATTTCAGCCATAGAGAAAGAATTGGATGATATTAAGAATCTAAAAATATATCTAATTGGTTTCTTCACAGGTTCAAATGGAAAAGAAGTGGAATATTTTAATATGATAAAAGATATCCTTTCAAAACCTGGTAGAGAAGTTGATGGGTATATTTCTAACAATGGTGATCAGCTTAATATGGCTGTTAAGGAGATTGAAGAATCAATACTGAATAACTATTGGCGTATATATGGGCCAGGGGAATAAATATGGTGAATATATGAATAACAATAAAGGACTTACATTAATAGAAGTAATTTTATCTATGGCTATCATAGGACTTATAGCCTCTGTATTCTTGCCCTCGATGACGTCAAGTCTTTCCATGATGATACGAGCTAAGGATTTAACCAAGGGAATATTTGAAGCTAGGCAAAAGATAGAGGTAGCAATGGAGGTAGCAAGAGATAGGGATACATCTAAATATGATTCAAGATTTCATGAGGACAAAAGTTATAATATATTTGGAAAAAAGATAGAAGGAGTTCTAATAAATCAACCTATATCTAATAATAATGAATTTACAGTATTTATACCTGATAATTCTACATTAGAAGAACCCATGCCTGTAATTAAGACTGGTACTGTAGGAATTTCTCCATCTGAATTCTTTTATGGTTTTAAGTCTGGAGCAAAATTATATGGAGAAAATGGATATTTAGAGGATGATACAAATTATTATATTACACTATCTAATTGGTATGTATCTAAACCAGGATTTGAAGGATATGTACCTGATAGTATTGACAATTCAAATGAAGGATATTTTGGAACAAGATATCCTTCTTGGCCACAAGATTACATAAAGATTAAGAACAATTCTAGTCAACTTACAAATCTATATAATTATATAGATGATTATAAAGGCAGGTACATTGTATTTTCTCAAATTCCAGTATCCAATATTGGTAAATATGGTATAGAAGTTCCTAGTAAACCAGTCTTTTTAGCTGGATTGCCAGTTCTTTATCCAAAGATACATTTGGATGTTGATACATTTCAACATGAGATTTACGAAGAAGAAGGCATAGAAGCTTTTTGGGAAGATATTTTAGATAAAAATATCAAGACAGACAAAAAGATAGAATTTAAGTATAATAGTGATAATGGCAAATATGCTGAATTTAAGAACTTAAAGACGACATTAACTGAGAATCAAACAATGAGGGAAAACATGACTGTCTTTGTGGTTTTTAGCAGTACTTCCGTCGAAGAAAGTCATACTCAAAATATCATCACTAAATATGATGGTGATAAAGGATTGGAATTAAAATTATCTGAAGGCAAAGTGGAGTTTGTTGTATCTAAAAACAAAGATAATATATTATCAGTAAAATCAGAAGTTCCTATAGATAATTCTAAACATATTCTAGTTGGAGAAATAATTTATGGAACAAATGGGAAAGTAGTATTATATGTTGATGATGAAGTTATAACTCTATTAGGTGATACACGTAATTATGACAATTCAGAATTACTTAGTATAGGAGATGATGATTCTAATCTAAATCTGTATGAAATTATAATTTATGATTCTTCATTATCAGATGATGAAATTGAGAAAGTTAGAGTATATTTAAATAACAAGCATATAAACTAATATTAATAAAGAGGAGGTTAACCTATGATAGTAACTACAACACCAAATATCGAAGGCAAAGAAATAGTCGAATACAAAGGAATTGTATTTGGAGAAGTAATAGCTGGAGTAGATTTCATTAAGGACTTTGCAGCGGGACTTTCTAACTTTTTCGGAGGGCGATCAGGTTCATATGAAGGCGAATTAATTAAGACTAGAGAAAATGCTATTAAGGAGATGGAACAAAGAGCAATACAAATGGGAGCAAATGCAATTGTAGGTGTAGACATTGACTATGAAATGTTAGGTCAAGCGAATAACATGATGATGGTAACAGCATCTGGTACTGCGGTAGTAGTGAGGTAATGTAAATTAATAATCAATGTACAAGAACGCCCTTATATGCTAAAATGTAATAATGCATAAGGGGCGTTAATTTATTGAAGGAGGACATATGAACGTTTTTAAGGACAAGTTATTTCTAAAATCTATGCTTGTTATTGCACTTCCAATAGCATTGCAAAACTTGATAATGTCATCAATAAACATGTTGGATACCCTAATGATCAGTAGTTTAGGGCAATCAAGTATCGCTGCAGTTGGTTTAGCAAATCAAGTGTTTTTCTTTTTTAACCTACTTACCTTTGGTATAAATAGTGGTTCTTCAATATTTATTGCACAATATTGGGGTAAAGAAGACTATTCAAGTATAAGAAAGGTATTAGGGCTGGCGCTTTCATTAAGTGTCGTACTAGGGGTAGCCTTTACTATAATAGCCTTGTTTTTTCCTAGCTTTACAATGAGCTTATTAATTCAGGAGCCAGAGGTTATTAAAATTGGCGCTGACTATTTAAGAGTTGTGTCATTATCATATATTAGTACAGCAATAAGTTTTGCATTCAGTGTAGCCTTGAGAACAACTGGTAGACCTAATGTACCAATGAAATTATCTGCAATTTCTTTTTTAACCAATACATTCTTTAATTATATTCTAATATTTGGTAAGCTTGGTTTACCTGCAATGGGTGTAATAGGGGCTGCATGGGGTACTGTAATAGCAAGAAGTATTGAGGTTATATTAACTTTATATGCTGTATATGCTCCTAAAGGTATATTAGCAGCTGGCATTAAAGAGCTTTTAAGCTGGAATAAGGACTTTGTATTTAAATATCTTAAAACTACATATCCTGTAGTAATTGCAGAAGGTGCTTGGTCATTAGGTCAGGTAATGTATTCAATTGCATATGCTAAATTAGGTGAAGAAGCAGCAGCTGCAATCCAAATTACTAATACTATTCAAAATGTATTCTTCGTATTAGTAAGAGGGTTGGCAAATGCATGTACAGTAATGATAGGAAATAAAATAGGAAGCGGTGATGAAGAAGGAAGCTATGAATACGCCAAGAATTTTATGGTCCTTTCAACATTGCTCGGATTAATTTTAGGACTAATACAAGCAGCAACACCAAAACTTACATTGATGCTATTCTCTGGATTAACTCCTAGTTTATATGAAGCGTCACGAATGTTACTGATAGTTATGGGTTTAAC
The DNA window shown above is from Tissierella sp. Yu-01 and carries:
- a CDS encoding S1-like domain-containing RNA-binding protein translates to MINIGEIQKLKIKRFTSVGAFLNEDKVEDEDILLPKAQIPEGAKVDDEVEVMVYRDSKDRIIATTNKPKITLGELGHLMVVSSSKIGHFLDWGLEKDLFMPFAETVGHVEKGKTYLVGVYLDKSKRLCATMKVKDMLSTESPYKENDRAKGTIYSINRDFGAFVAVDDKYDGLIHKRELLGVYEVGEIVEVRINKVLEDGKLDLSLRDRGYIQMDDDINIITDKLKANGGKLNLNDKSSPDKIRNELQISKSGFKRAIGRMYRDGIINITDNGIEFKDK
- a CDS encoding ABC-F family ATP-binding cassette domain-containing protein, with the translated sequence MILLNIENVSKAYTEKALLKNVSFGIMENDKIGLIGVNGTGKTTLLKLIASIEEPDEGRIIKTNNVNIEYLPQNPHFDPNAKVIEQVFKGNSENMKVIREYESAINDPNSPKDRIIKLTQLMDEINGWELESEAKNVLTKLGINRFEELIGNLSGGQKKRVALASALINPSDLLILDEPTNHLDNETIDWLEEYLQHRKGALLMITHDRYFLDRVVKQIIELDDGNLYSYKGNYSYFVEKKSEREESIIATELKRQNLYRKELAWMKRGARARTTKQKARIQRFNELEENAVDLANEKLEISVASSRLGKKIIELKEIFKSYGDLNLIKDFTYTVLRDDRVGILGPNGMGKSTLLKIFAGRLAPDDGTVEIGETVKIGYFSQETTEMDDTQRVIDYIKDAGEYVTTSDETKISASQMLERFLFPPDLQWNPIGKLSGGEKRRLYLLRVLMEAPNVLLLDEPTNDLDIQTLTILEDYIEEFPGAVVIVSHDRYLLDKIVEKVFVFEGNGRIVEYTGNYSYFRDIQKEVETEEKAKEPKVERKKSSNKKLKFTYSEQREWETIDEDIVALEERIANVEKEMETVATQYTKLEELMNQKQDLENQLEEKMDRWVYLSELDEKIKNQ
- a CDS encoding phosphoenolpyruvate carboxykinase (ATP); amino-acid sequence: MSTITTFVREDINSNNKILNSLRSIIETNFYGNNVIDVNSISEAYKLACNSPGTIITDMQVYRPEEIGLDANAKILVFNDGVTTGRFAGAKVVVGEHNVDIKEYSSIAREAIYQSRYKKLYHAQCLIGLHSDFMVRAHLLIPENHENIMYSWLLNFQYLTQEYIKMYNSSKKFPEGDIYIFSDPDYISSSNPDGLALFDPEYNCALLLGLRYFGEHKKGTLTLGWGIANRNGYASCHGGMKRYNLDNGSKYTIGVFGLSGSGKSTLTHAKHDGKFDITILHDDAYIISTEDGSSIALEPAYFDKTQDYPTSHPANKYLLTVQNCGVTLDDNGNKVIVTEDIRNGNGRAVKSKLWADNRVDKIDEPVDSIAWLMKDSTIPPVIKINDPILASVMGATLATKRTTAEKLAKGVDMNALVIEPYANPFRTYPLVNDYEKFKDLFQTRNVDCFIINTGYFLNKKIPKEVTLKLLEDIVTGKAEFKKLGNFNDIEYIEIEGYKPEFNEEYRKMWIYSIEYRKKFLQDMETFKSGRDKLPEETLDALIKLERELKEKCI
- a CDS encoding DNA topoisomerase III yields the protein MKSLVLAEKPSVGRDIARVLNCNKKGNGYLEGNKYIVTWALGHLVTLADPEEYNKEYKTWKLEDLPILPKEMNLVVIKQSSKQYYVVKEQMHRKDVNEIIIATDAGREGELVARWIIDKAHVKKPLKRLWISSVTDKAIKDGFNKLKDGKAYENLYESAKGRAEADWIVGINATRALTVKYNSQLSCGRVQTPTLAIIAQREEEIKNFKPRDYFGIVAATKDIRLTWQDSKTKDIKTFNKETSDKILSSIKGKQCKVVDVEKTLKKKYSSNLYDLTELQRDANKIFGFSAKETLSIMQRLYESHKVLTYPRTDSRYLTEDIVPTLQDRLKAINVGSYSKYVKTLLSKPIKGNKSFVDNSKVSDHHAIIPTEQRVMLSDLSDKERKIFDLVVKRFLAVLYPPFEYEQTTIKANIGVESFIARGKRVINEGFKEIYSNNDEEDSDDDIKEQTLPIINKGDVLEVISLTQTNGKTKPPAPFNEGTLLSAMENPTKYMDSHNKELVKIIGETGGIGTVATRADIIEKLFNTFLIENRGKSIYITNKGKQLLDLVPMDLRSPDLTAEWEKKLGLIANGKLNRKSFINEMREYAKTITNDIKESSEIFRHDNLTRTKCPECGKYMLEVKGKKGKMYVCQDRECGHRKSISRVTNARCPNCHKKLELRGEGEGQIFTCSCGYREKLSTFEERRKKEKNKVNKKDVSKFLKEQKNSNGNINTELADALSKLKF
- a CDS encoding VWA domain-containing protein: MFKKGLTLIEVVLTIGIFSLVILTVFSLFGVASKPYAIINQEFDIQTNSRMVVQEVSNYILDASAIFIHESIEDIFTDSSIYPESANSSEVIRVDESFVSQSHINKREVFIKALEKYKGWNFITLSSDGKELRQFTYNEENNKGFYELRRIINNSNVDICYELDFKKNDTNYDNNLLSFNLVGKLSNDDKAIEITTEIKTINTLQVVDRSGYNPGRVLFFRKNSDAQAAVAMVLDKSGSMRENTEVNGKRISKIEALGEQSKELISSFSGLDNAEITLIPFSTNANNPKNLVSVGENKGELLEYINNNFGHVNHAEGGTNIGDGIRRAYHILKEYNDKNVANQEANKYLIILMDGVPTYGSIKSNKWDNKSFSEDKGSIWRDDFGNLYYNYNIKYKFLFLWPYEWDYRRPMDYKVDSGNISSKDLVGSGSESDENAVYGMGYISAIEKELDDIKNLKIYLIGFFTGSNGKEVEYFNMIKDILSKPGREVDGYISNNGDQLNMAVKEIEESILNNYWRIYGPGE
- a CDS encoding type II secretion system protein, with the translated sequence MNNNKGLTLIEVILSMAIIGLIASVFLPSMTSSLSMMIRAKDLTKGIFEARQKIEVAMEVARDRDTSKYDSRFHEDKSYNIFGKKIEGVLINQPISNNNEFTVFIPDNSTLEEPMPVIKTGTVGISPSEFFYGFKSGAKLYGENGYLEDDTNYYITLSNWYVSKPGFEGYVPDSIDNSNEGYFGTRYPSWPQDYIKIKNNSSQLTNLYNYIDDYKGRYIVFSQIPVSNIGKYGIEVPSKPVFLAGLPVLYPKIHLDVDTFQHEIYEEEGIEAFWEDILDKNIKTDKKIEFKYNSDNGKYAEFKNLKTTLTENQTMRENMTVFVVFSSTSVEESHTQNIITKYDGDKGLELKLSEGKVEFVVSKNKDNILSVKSEVPIDNSKHILVGEIIYGTNGKVVLYVDDEVITLLGDTRNYDNSELLSIGDDDSNLNLYEIIIYDSSLSDDEIEKVRVYLNNKHIN
- a CDS encoding putative heavy metal-binding protein, with the protein product MIVTTTPNIEGKEIVEYKGIVFGEVIAGVDFIKDFAAGLSNFFGGRSGSYEGELIKTRENAIKEMEQRAIQMGANAIVGVDIDYEMLGQANNMMMVTASGTAVVVR